A region of the Desulfomicrobium apsheronum genome:
CGACTTCTTATTTAAAGCCAGACTATCCGGTATTAGCTCCACTTTCGCGAAGTTATCCCAAATCCAAGGGTAGATTACCCACGCGTTACTCACCCGTGCGCCACTCTACTCAGGGCCGAAGCCCCTTTCTCGTACGACTTGCATGTGTTAGGCACGCCGCCAGCGTTCATTCTGAGCCAGAATCAAACTCTCCAGTTACGTATAACTAAAGGCAACCTTGTTGCCTATAAAACCTTATCTAAATCAGTTCTATTTGCTCCAACTCGCTATTTATTTGTCAAAGATCCTTTAGCCTTCCGGCAAGAGGAAACGTCTCTATCGATTCCCTCATCCACCGTCAAGAACTTTCTTTTTCTTTTTTCAATTCAACCCGCGAAATTCAATCCGCAAAGGCTGGTGACTTTCGTCTCTTGCGTTGCTGTTCCGCAGCGCAGAAAGAGGCTTCTATGTGGGAGGCACCCAGTTGTCAACGAAAATCTGAAATTAATTTTATATTATTTAATTTCAATCGGTTAAACCAATCAAAACTCCAGATGCCTAGGCGTTCTGGGGAACGGGATGACGTCGCGGATATTGGCGATGCCCGTAACCAGCATCAGCAGCCTCTCAAAACCCATTCCGAATCCGGCGTGGGGCACCGATCCAAATCGGCGCAGGTCCAGATACCACCAGTATTCTTCCTTGGGCAGTCCGAGTTCCTCGATGCGCCGCTCAAGCACGGACAATCGCTCCTCCCTGGCGCTGCCGCCGATGAGCTCCCCGATACGCGGGACAAGCACGTCCATGGCTCCGACGGTTTTACCATCATCATTGAGCCTCATATAGAAGGCCTTGATCTCTTTGGGATAGTCAAAAACAATGACCGGCTGCTTAAAATGATCTTCGGTCAGATACCGCTCATGCTCGGTCTGCAGATCGGTTCCGAAATCCACCGGGAACTCGAAAGTGCGCGGAGCGTTCTTGAGGATGGTCACCGCCTCCGCGTAAGGCAGACGAATGAAGGGCTTCTCGACAATGTTGTCGAGGGTAGCAAACAATCCCTTGTCAACGAAATTACCGAAAAGCTCCAGGTCGTCGCGGCAGTTGTCCAGCAAATGGGTGATCAGCCATTTGATGCAGTCCTCGCCCAGATCCATGTTATCGCCCAGGTCGGCAAAGGCCATCTCCGGTTCGATCATCCAGAACTCGGCGGCATGTTTGGGCGTATTGGAATTTTCGGCCCGAAAGGTCGGTCCGAAGGTATAGACCCTCCCCAGTGCGCAAGCCAGATTTTCGGCCGCCAACTGACCCGACACGGTCAGCGAGGCTTCCTTGCCGAAGAAGTCCTGCTCGAAATCCGCCTTGCCGTTTTTCTTGGGCACGTTGGCCAGATCAAAAGTGGTGATCTGGAACATTTCCCCGGCGCCCTCGCAGTCCGAGCCCGTGATGATCGGCGCGTGCACATGAAAAAAACCCTGCTCGCGGAAAAACTGATGCACGCCAAAAGACAGCTCGGCCCGAATCCGGTTCAGGGCGCCGTACTTGTTCGTGCGGGGTCTCAGATGAGCGATGGTACGTAGATACTCGTCCGTGTGCCGTTTCTTCTGCAGTGGATAGGAGGCGTCCGCTTCACCCAGGACCTCAAGGCTTTGAACCTTCAGTTCCCATTTCTGTCCCTGTCCGGGCGATTCCACCAGGGCTCCGCTCAGGCTGACCGCGGCGCCCGTGCCAACGCGGTCCATGAGTTCAAAACCGGATGCGTCGGTAGCGACGATGGCCTGCAGATTCTTCAGGCAGGAGCCGTCGTTGATCTCCAAGAAAACGAACTCCTTGCTCTCGCGTTTGGTTCGCACCCAGCCCTTGACCACAAGGGATTCAACTTCCGCCTCGGACAACAAGAGATCGGCCACTCTGATATTTTTCATTTTTCCTCTCAGATATTCGTCGGCTAGAGCATGTCCATGGGATCAAGGTCCACGGAAATGCGCACGTTTTTTTCCCCAGCCAGCATTTTTCTCATCTCGGCGCAAACACCCCGGATTGCCGGCCAGGAATCGGCCTTGAGCAAACATTGAAATCTTTTTCGCCCGCGAAGCACGGCCAGCGGCGCCGGGGCGGGACCCAGGACCCGGACCCCGGCCGCAGGGCACACGGCTCGGATGCGGCCGGCAAAGGCGTTTATGAGCTCCGCATCCGGCTGATCAAAGGGAAGCGAGATCCGCACCAGGGCAAGCTTGACAAAGGGCGGATACCCCATGACCTGCCGCAGGGCGATCTCCCGCGCGAAAAAACCCTCGTAATCGTTCTCGCGCACGAACTGCCAGCAATAGTGCCCCGGATTGCGGGTCTGGATGAGCACCCGGCCGTTCTTTTCTCCGCGGCCTGCGCGTCCCGCGACCTGCACCAGCATCTGGAACGATCGTTCCGTAGCCCTGTAATCCGGAAGATTCAAGCCCAGATCGCCGTCCACGACCACCACCAATGTCACGCCGGGAAAATGGTGCCCCTTGCTGAGCATCTGTGTGCCGACCAGAATCTGGGCCTCCTGCCGGGCAAATGCCGCCAGGGTATCCTGCATCGAACCGGCGCGACGCGAAGTGTCCCTGTCCAGACGCAAGATTTTCGTATCCCGCGGCAGGTCGTCACGCAAAAATTCTTCGAGCCGCTCCGTGCCCGATCCCAGCGGCAGAAATTCATTGCCCTTGCACCCGGGGCAGGACAACGGGAAAAGCAAGGAATACCCGCAATAGTGGCACAGCAACAGCTCGCGTCGTTTGTGCAGGGTCATCGACACCTGGCAATGCGGACACTTGACGGGTTCGGAGCAGGTTTCGCAATACAGCACGGGTGCGTACCCACGCCGATTGTGCAGGATGATGACCTGCTCCCCGGCGTGGACGGCCGCAACCAACGCGTCGCGCACCGATGTTGCGAAGGGGCCGTGTTCCGGCGGTTCCACGCGCAGATCAACCAGCCTGACCTCCGGCAGTCGGGCCTCGCCCACCCGGTTTGGCAGGCGCTTCAGGGCGATGCCGCCATTTCTGGCCGCGTGAAAGACTTTCACGTCGGGTGTGGCCGAGCCCATGAGCAACAGCCCGCCGCTACGGGTGATCCGGCCGTATGCCAATTCACGGGCCTGATAAATGAGCCCTTCGTCCTGTTTGAAGGACGCGTCATGCTCTTCGTCCAGAATGACAAGCCCGGGTTCGATGGGCAAAAAAAGGCTGGAACGCGTGCCAACGACAATGCTGGCAGACGCTTGCCCGGCCAATTCCATGAAGGTTCTTTGCCGCTCGCTCGGGCTCAGGTAGCCGTGAAACAGCCGCACTCTGGCCTCTGGCAAGGCCTCGCGCACATCCCGGTAGAGCTTGAGGGCAATGCCCACCTCCGGAGCCAGAAGCATGACATGTTTGCCAAGGCAAAGGCAGCGCCTGGCCAACTCCAGATAGACCGCCGTCTTACCGCTTCCGGTCACCCCGAAAAGCAGCGCTGAGCGCGGGGTGTGGTCTGTCAACAGTTCCCAGAAACCTTCCACGGCCTGCTGCTGCTCGTCCGTCAGGCTGAATGTTTCGGCTGCAGGAGCGCAGACCTCGTCCGGTTCAAAGTGAGACTCAACCTCCCGGACAAGTCCCTTCTGAAGAAGAACGCGCAGGGGCTGGGACACATTCTTTCCAAAATGCCCGTTCAGGGTCTTGGCAGATGAGACGCCGTGCACGTCCAGATAGCGCAGCACCTCAAGCTGGGCGGTCGCCTGCGGACGCACCGGCCACGGCGGTTCCGTGGTCAGGGAAAAAAGCCGCTCCTGCCTGCGCGTGCAGATATGAGGCGCAAACTGGCCCGCCATCCAGTCCCGGGACAGGCCTGCACGCGCATCTCCCTCCGCCAAATCACCAAGCCGTACGGCCACACCCTCACGGGTCTTAAACAAGGGCAAGTCGCGGAGGGCTGCAGGCAGCACGCGCGCCAGGATCTTGCCTGCGGCATCCATCTGGCGAATGGAGAGATCCCGGATGAAATCAAGATACCCGGCGCTGAAAAAAGGGGTTCTGTCCACGGGCCAGAGCACGTCCTTGCAGACGCAGCCCTCGGGCTCGGCCACATTGGCGTCCGTAAGTATGCCAACCCGGAACGACTTGCCCAGGGGCACGACGACACGGCCCCCCACATGCCACATCTGCCGAGGCAGATCTTCGGGCATGGAATAGGCCAGCACGCTGTAAGGCGAGGAAAGAAGAAGGACGGAACAGAATTCGCGCATAGGCTCCTAAAAAAAGGGAACGGGTTGCCCCGTCCCCTTGGTATGGACCGGCAGGACTCTAGCGAGAAGGCGGAATGAGATCACGCAGGCGGGCAATGAGATCGTAACGCAGATCCTCGTCCTGGAGCGCAAAATAGATGTTGGCGGTCAGGTAATCGACCCAGTCGCCGACATCGAAACGCTGTCCGCGCAGTTTCACCGCCAAAAGCCGGTTGTCGCGTGCCATGGACTGCAAGGCGTCGGTGAGCTGGATTTCACCGGTGCCGTCCGGTTTCACCCCTTCCAGATGATCGAATATTTCCGGGGTCAGCACATACCGGCCGACCAGCGCCAACCTGGACGGCGCGCTTTCAATGGAGGGTTTTTCCTTGACCCCGCGAATCCTGTAAAGCCCCGGCGCAAACTCCTCGGCGTCGATGATGCCGTATTTACTGACCTTGTCGCGGGGGACTTCCATCACTCCGACCACGGGCATGCGCTCGTTCTTCCAGACCTCAAGCAGCTGGTTGATGCCGGGATCGCGGTTGAACATGAGATCGTCCCCGACCATGACCGCGAAGGGCTCGTCCTTGATGACCTCGCGGGCGCACAGCACCGCATGGCCAAGGCCCAGCTGCTCCTTCTGGCGCACGACGATGATGTTGGCCATCATGGCGACCTTGCGCACTTCGGCGAGCAGGTCCAGCTGTCCCTTGCGCTCCAGCAGTTGCTCAAGGGCCAGGTTGTAGTCGAAGTGATCCTCGATAATGCGCTTGTTCTGGTTGTTGACGAAAACCACATCCGACAGGCCGGAAGCGATTGCTTCTTCCACTATATATTGAATGGAAGGCTTTCGGAACACCGGAAGAATTTCCTTGGGCACATTTTTGGTCGCCGGAAGAGATCTGGTTCCCCATCCTGCCACCGGAATGACAACTTTACGTACCTGCATGCATCGCTCCTTTTTTTATCCCACAAAGAAGAAGGTTGTCCCTTGCTTCTAAAAAATCTCTTGCCTTCAGGCCAGGCCGGCTTCAACGGCCTCAGTCAGGCTCGCGCACAGTTCGTCCACAAGGGCTTGGTCCTGCGCCTCGACCATGATCCGGGCCAGGGTTTCCGTGCCGGAATAACGCAGCAGCACGCGCCCTGTGCGTCCCAGCCTGTCTTCGGCATGCCGGACCGCATCCTTGATGATCGGGACCGTGTCGAAGGGCACTTTTTTCTTCACCTTCAGGTTCACGAGCTTTTGCGGATACGGGGTCAGCAGTCCGGCGATCTCGGAGATGGGCTTCTGCCTGCCGACCATGATGCTCAAAAGCTGAAGGGCCGCCAACGTGCCGTCACCGGTGGTCGAATGCTTCATGAAGACCAGATGCCCGGATTGTTCTCCGCCCAGAACATAACCGCCCTTGCGCATTTCCTCAACGACGTATCTGTCTCCGACCTTGGTTCTGAGCAGCCGTCCGCCGCGCTCCTGCATGAAAACTTCAAGGGCCATGTTGCTCATGACCGTGGATACCAGGGTGTTCCCGGCAAGAGCGCCCTGCGCCATCATTTCGTCCGCGCACACGGCCATGATCTGATCGCCGTCCAGAATGGCGCCATATTCGTCGACGACGATGAGCCGATCCGCGTCCCCGTCCAGGGCCAGGCCGATGTCCGCCCTGTGTTCGCGGACCTTGGCAGCGAGCACTTCGGGATGCAGGGAACCGCAGCCTTTGTTGATATTGAGCCCGTCCGGCTCGATGCCAAGGGTGATGACCCTGGCTCCGAGCTCTTCGAAAATCAGCGGCGCCACGCGGTAGGCCGCGCCATGTGCGCAATCAAGGACGATCGTAAGGCCGTCGAGGGTCATGCCCGCCGGAAAACTGTGCTTGAGTTCGACGATATAGCGCCCGGGGCTGTCCTGGATTTTCCTGGCTCGCCCGACCTGATCGTGATCGGGGGATTTCCAGACAAAATCCGGGCTGGTCACCATGGCGGCTATTTCGTCTTCCACGCTGTCGGCCAGCTTGAAACCGTCCTTGTCGAAAAATTTAATGCCGTTGTCCATGTACGGATTGTGCGAGGCCGAAATGACCACGCCCAGATCGGCGCGCATGTTGCGGGTCAGAAAGCTGATGGCCGGCGTGGGCAGGGGCCCAACCAGAAAAACATCCATCCCGGCCGCGCAGAAGCCCGAGGTCAGCGCCGATTCGAAGACATACCCCGAGAGCCTGGTGTCCTTGCCGATGACGACCCGGTGGCGCTTGTTTCCGTTTCTGAAATACTGTCCGGCGGCAAGCCCGAGACGCAGCACCAGCTCCGGCTGCATGGGGTGGCTGTTGACCCGCCCGCGAATTCCATCAGTTCCAAAAAGTCTGCCCATCCATCCTCCAATTACGGAACAAATTCATCGTTGCGCTGCACCACTATCTCGATTTCCTCTGGCTTGGCTTCCAGAATGCTCACGCCTTCGGGAAAACGGGGCACAGGAGCGATCACGCTCTGCCCGATGGCCGGATTCGAGCCGGGGTCGATCATCAGGTGCAGGCTTTCGCGCCAATCCTTGTCCTTCAAAA
Encoded here:
- the asnS gene encoding asparagine--tRNA ligase, giving the protein MKNIRVADLLLSEAEVESLVVKGWVRTKRESKEFVFLEINDGSCLKNLQAIVATDASGFELMDRVGTGAAVSLSGALVESPGQGQKWELKVQSLEVLGEADASYPLQKKRHTDEYLRTIAHLRPRTNKYGALNRIRAELSFGVHQFFREQGFFHVHAPIITGSDCEGAGEMFQITTFDLANVPKKNGKADFEQDFFGKEASLTVSGQLAAENLACALGRVYTFGPTFRAENSNTPKHAAEFWMIEPEMAFADLGDNMDLGEDCIKWLITHLLDNCRDDLELFGNFVDKGLFATLDNIVEKPFIRLPYAEAVTILKNAPRTFEFPVDFGTDLQTEHERYLTEDHFKQPVIVFDYPKEIKAFYMRLNDDGKTVGAMDVLVPRIGELIGGSAREERLSVLERRIEELGLPKEEYWWYLDLRRFGSVPHAGFGMGFERLLMLVTGIANIRDVIPFPRTPRHLEF
- the priA gene encoding replication restart helicase PriA, whose protein sequence is MREFCSVLLLSSPYSVLAYSMPEDLPRQMWHVGGRVVVPLGKSFRVGILTDANVAEPEGCVCKDVLWPVDRTPFFSAGYLDFIRDLSIRQMDAAGKILARVLPAALRDLPLFKTREGVAVRLGDLAEGDARAGLSRDWMAGQFAPHICTRRQERLFSLTTEPPWPVRPQATAQLEVLRYLDVHGVSSAKTLNGHFGKNVSQPLRVLLQKGLVREVESHFEPDEVCAPAAETFSLTDEQQQAVEGFWELLTDHTPRSALLFGVTGSGKTAVYLELARRCLCLGKHVMLLAPEVGIALKLYRDVREALPEARVRLFHGYLSPSERQRTFMELAGQASASIVVGTRSSLFLPIEPGLVILDEEHDASFKQDEGLIYQARELAYGRITRSGGLLLMGSATPDVKVFHAARNGGIALKRLPNRVGEARLPEVRLVDLRVEPPEHGPFATSVRDALVAAVHAGEQVIILHNRRGYAPVLYCETCSEPVKCPHCQVSMTLHKRRELLLCHYCGYSLLFPLSCPGCKGNEFLPLGSGTERLEEFLRDDLPRDTKILRLDRDTSRRAGSMQDTLAAFARQEAQILVGTQMLSKGHHFPGVTLVVVVDGDLGLNLPDYRATERSFQMLVQVAGRAGRGEKNGRVLIQTRNPGHYCWQFVRENDYEGFFAREIALRQVMGYPPFVKLALVRISLPFDQPDAELINAFAGRIRAVCPAAGVRVLGPAPAPLAVLRGRKRFQCLLKADSWPAIRGVCAEMRKMLAGEKNVRISVDLDPMDML
- the galU gene encoding UTP--glucose-1-phosphate uridylyltransferase GalU; protein product: MQVRKVVIPVAGWGTRSLPATKNVPKEILPVFRKPSIQYIVEEAIASGLSDVVFVNNQNKRIIEDHFDYNLALEQLLERKGQLDLLAEVRKVAMMANIIVVRQKEQLGLGHAVLCAREVIKDEPFAVMVGDDLMFNRDPGINQLLEVWKNERMPVVGVMEVPRDKVSKYGIIDAEEFAPGLYRIRGVKEKPSIESAPSRLALVGRYVLTPEIFDHLEGVKPDGTGEIQLTDALQSMARDNRLLAVKLRGQRFDVGDWVDYLTANIYFALQDEDLRYDLIARLRDLIPPSR
- the glmM gene encoding phosphoglucosamine mutase; the encoded protein is MGRLFGTDGIRGRVNSHPMQPELVLRLGLAAGQYFRNGNKRHRVVIGKDTRLSGYVFESALTSGFCAAGMDVFLVGPLPTPAISFLTRNMRADLGVVISASHNPYMDNGIKFFDKDGFKLADSVEDEIAAMVTSPDFVWKSPDHDQVGRARKIQDSPGRYIVELKHSFPAGMTLDGLTIVLDCAHGAAYRVAPLIFEELGARVITLGIEPDGLNINKGCGSLHPEVLAAKVREHRADIGLALDGDADRLIVVDEYGAILDGDQIMAVCADEMMAQGALAGNTLVSTVMSNMALEVFMQERGGRLLRTKVGDRYVVEEMRKGGYVLGGEQSGHLVFMKHSTTGDGTLAALQLLSIMVGRQKPISEIAGLLTPYPQKLVNLKVKKKVPFDTVPIIKDAVRHAEDRLGRTGRVLLRYSGTETLARIMVEAQDQALVDELCASLTEAVEAGLA